In a genomic window of Hyphomonas sp.:
- a CDS encoding DUF3035 domain-containing protein: MKKQILLLAAGAALAAAPACTSSNGSGARTPDEFRVVTMAPLTVPPNYKLRPPQAGGALPPELDGSRAEVTAAFGSTIGRNASASERALVAAAGANAVDPVIRTQVDYEETKTIRKSASIADRILFWRSDDEETAEALATDNATGGEPVVIERSSEAPRIKLPGT; encoded by the coding sequence ATGAAGAAACAGATTCTCCTTCTGGCCGCTGGAGCCGCGCTGGCCGCTGCGCCGGCCTGCACGTCGTCCAATGGCAGCGGTGCCCGCACGCCCGACGAATTCCGCGTTGTCACCATGGCGCCCCTGACGGTGCCGCCGAACTACAAGCTGCGTCCGCCACAGGCAGGGGGTGCCCTGCCGCCGGAACTGGACGGTTCGCGCGCAGAAGTCACCGCGGCCTTCGGTTCGACCATTGGCCGCAATGCCAGCGCCTCCGAGCGCGCCCTGGTGGCCGCGGCAGGGGCAAATGCCGTTGACCCGGTCATTCGCACCCAGGTCGACTATGAAGAGACCAAGACGATCCGCAAATCCGCCAGTATCGCAGACCGTATCCTGTTCTGGCGCAGCGATGATGAGGAAACGGCCGAAGCACTGGCCACCGACAATGCCACCGGTGGAGAGCCAGTCGTGATCGAGCGGTCCAGCGAGGCACCGCGTATCAAACTGCCGGGGACCTGA
- the lspA gene encoding signal peptidase II: MMLIRDKLWALALIPVFVLVDQWSKWLVLGEPRFNALTCLETRQGCGHIPLPGPIDLSMVWNRGMSYGLFQSEGLGRWLLVVVMLVIAVGFLYWLVRFADHWLLKLSLAMVVGGAFGNVIDRIRFGAVVDFINAGDLYFPWVFNVADAAISVGAVLLFVDQFLLSGRKQAK; this comes from the coding sequence ATGATGCTGATACGCGACAAACTCTGGGCGCTGGCCCTGATCCCGGTCTTCGTCCTGGTGGACCAGTGGTCGAAATGGCTCGTGCTCGGCGAGCCGCGCTTCAATGCCCTGACCTGTCTGGAGACGCGTCAGGGGTGTGGCCATATCCCGCTGCCCGGCCCGATCGACCTGTCCATGGTGTGGAACCGGGGCATGAGCTATGGCCTGTTCCAGTCCGAGGGGCTGGGGCGCTGGCTTCTGGTCGTGGTGATGCTGGTGATCGCCGTCGGCTTCCTGTACTGGCTTGTGCGGTTTGCCGACCATTGGCTGCTGAAACTGTCCCTCGCCATGGTGGTTGGCGGGGCATTCGGCAATGTGATCGACCGGATCCGGTTCGGCGCGGTTGTAGACTTCATAAACGCCGGTGACCTGTATTTTCCATGGGTCTTCAACGTGGCCGATGCTGCAATTAGTGTCGGTGCAGTCTTGCTGTTTGTGGACCAGTTCTTACTGTCGGGCCGGAAACAGGCTAAGTAG
- the ileS gene encoding isoleucine--tRNA ligase: MTDSLTDRDYRDTLFLPATEFPMRGGLPKREPDWIKRWDELNLYEKLRADAKARGAKPWILHDGPPYANGHIHLGTAMNKIVKDIIVRSHQMTGHDASYLPGWDCHGLPIEWKVEEEFRSKGKTKDDVAPGDFRAACRAYAGKWVDVQKAEFRNLGIEGEWDNPYLTMKFESEASIVGEFLRMAMGGTLVRGAKPIMWSPVERTALAEAEVEYHDRKVPVIWVKFGVPSRDDGAQLVIWTTTPWTIPANQAVSYSTGISYGLYEVETVMSEEELGFPPYAATGDKLILADKLAKDVLDAAKVTGFKRVEDVDPASLGSLTHPLAGVDAFFQHEVPLLAGEHVTDDAGTGFVHTAPAHGEDDFNVWIASGRKASDIRDIVNPDGAYQHPELPEALQGLDIIRTSGKKRGEQGKANPEVIKLLAESGNLLARGMTTIRDAHSWRSKAPVIRRATPQWFISMDKPGPNGKSLRENALKAIEDTEFFPAVGRNRLQAMVEGRPDWLISRQRNWGVPITIFVNKDGQPHTAALAADQAEQLNEAIKAAIAQGGVEAWFDTPAEDFLSPLGLSANEWDKVTDVLDVWFDSGTTHAFALRERGIIDAETGQADLYMEGSDQHRGWFQSSLLESCATRGMAPYKQVLTHGFIVDADGKKMSKSIGNTIEPQEIQKQYGIEILRIWTASGDYTEDLRISDEIIKGSVETYRKLRNTVRYLLGALDGWSEAEALPHDKMPSLERWVLHRLAELDDQVRAAYNVYDFKRVMALLINFAGVDLSAVYFDIRKDSLYCDPRFDTEAAWDTDTAVYGNRRRAARTVMAAVLERLLTWLAPVMPFTMEEAFLESHMKDRAESVHLLQFPETPEGWKDDALAARWAKIFTVRRVVTGALEVERREKRIGASLEAAPKVHIADQALIEAFDGESPADIFITSGADLVHTSNGNGGGFTLDDTAGVVVYPEKASGIKCRRSWKYFDPATADPAFPDITPRDALTVKAWDKVHG; this comes from the coding sequence ATGACCGATTCCCTGACCGACCGCGATTATCGCGACACGCTGTTCCTGCCTGCCACCGAGTTTCCGATGCGGGGCGGGCTGCCCAAGCGCGAGCCCGACTGGATCAAGCGCTGGGACGAGCTGAACCTGTATGAAAAGCTCCGCGCCGATGCGAAGGCGCGCGGGGCGAAGCCGTGGATTCTGCATGACGGCCCGCCCTATGCGAACGGCCATATTCACCTCGGCACGGCGATGAACAAGATCGTCAAGGACATCATCGTGCGCTCGCACCAGATGACCGGGCATGACGCCTCCTACCTGCCGGGTTGGGACTGTCACGGCCTGCCCATCGAGTGGAAGGTGGAGGAGGAGTTCCGCTCCAAGGGCAAGACCAAGGATGACGTCGCGCCCGGAGATTTCCGCGCCGCCTGCCGGGCCTATGCCGGCAAATGGGTAGACGTGCAGAAGGCGGAGTTCCGCAATCTCGGCATTGAGGGCGAGTGGGACAATCCGTACCTGACGATGAAATTCGAGAGCGAAGCCTCCATCGTGGGCGAGTTCCTTCGCATGGCGATGGGCGGCACGCTGGTGCGCGGCGCCAAGCCGATCATGTGGAGCCCGGTAGAACGCACGGCGCTGGCCGAAGCGGAAGTGGAATACCACGACCGCAAGGTGCCGGTGATCTGGGTGAAGTTTGGTGTTCCGTCGCGTGATGATGGTGCACAGCTGGTCATCTGGACCACGACACCGTGGACGATCCCTGCCAATCAGGCCGTGTCCTACAGTACTGGCATTTCTTACGGGCTCTACGAAGTCGAGACCGTGATGAGTGAGGAAGAGCTTGGATTTCCTCCGTACGCCGCGACGGGTGACAAGCTGATCCTTGCGGACAAGCTGGCAAAAGACGTCCTCGACGCTGCCAAGGTGACCGGTTTCAAACGCGTGGAAGACGTGGATCCGGCATCGCTGGGTTCGCTGACCCATCCGCTGGCGGGGGTGGACGCGTTCTTCCAGCATGAGGTGCCTTTGCTCGCGGGCGAACACGTCACCGATGATGCGGGTACGGGCTTCGTACATACGGCGCCGGCGCATGGTGAGGACGACTTCAATGTCTGGATCGCGTCCGGGCGCAAGGCTTCTGATATTCGCGACATCGTGAATCCGGATGGCGCTTATCAGCACCCGGAGCTGCCGGAGGCGCTGCAGGGGCTCGATATCATCCGCACGTCCGGCAAGAAGCGGGGCGAGCAGGGCAAGGCGAACCCGGAAGTCATCAAGCTGCTGGCCGAGAGCGGGAACCTGCTCGCGCGCGGCATGACGACGATCCGCGACGCGCATTCCTGGCGCTCCAAGGCGCCGGTGATCCGCCGTGCGACGCCGCAATGGTTCATCTCGATGGACAAGCCGGGCCCGAACGGCAAGAGCCTGCGCGAGAATGCGCTGAAGGCCATCGAAGACACCGAATTCTTCCCGGCAGTTGGCCGCAACCGGCTGCAGGCCATGGTGGAGGGCCGTCCGGACTGGCTGATCTCCCGCCAGCGCAACTGGGGCGTGCCGATCACAATCTTCGTCAACAAGGATGGCCAGCCGCACACGGCCGCGCTGGCTGCCGATCAGGCAGAGCAACTGAACGAAGCCATCAAGGCGGCGATCGCACAGGGCGGCGTCGAAGCCTGGTTCGATACGCCTGCGGAAGACTTCCTGTCGCCGCTCGGCCTGTCGGCCAATGAGTGGGACAAGGTGACGGACGTTCTGGATGTCTGGTTCGACTCCGGCACGACGCATGCCTTTGCCCTGCGTGAGCGCGGCATCATCGATGCGGAGACCGGGCAGGCGGACCTCTACATGGAAGGCTCTGACCAGCATCGCGGCTGGTTCCAGTCCTCCCTGCTGGAGAGCTGTGCGACGCGCGGCATGGCGCCGTACAAGCAGGTGCTGACGCATGGCTTCATCGTGGACGCCGACGGCAAGAAGATGTCGAAGTCGATCGGCAACACGATCGAGCCGCAGGAAATCCAGAAACAGTACGGCATCGAAATCCTCCGTATCTGGACGGCGTCCGGCGATTATACCGAAGACCTCCGCATCTCCGACGAGATCATCAAGGGATCGGTCGAGACGTATCGCAAGCTGCGCAACACGGTGCGCTACCTGCTTGGCGCGCTGGATGGCTGGAGCGAGGCCGAAGCCCTTCCGCATGACAAGATGCCGAGCCTTGAGCGTTGGGTGTTGCACCGTCTCGCGGAACTGGATGACCAGGTCCGTGCCGCCTACAATGTCTATGACTTCAAGCGCGTCATGGCGCTGTTGATCAATTTCGCAGGCGTTGATCTTTCGGCGGTCTATTTCGATATCCGCAAGGACAGCCTCTATTGTGATCCGCGCTTCGACACCGAGGCGGCCTGGGACACGGACACCGCTGTGTATGGCAACCGCCGCCGCGCCGCGCGCACGGTGATGGCCGCCGTGCTGGAACGCCTGTTGACCTGGCTGGCCCCGGTCATGCCGTTCACGATGGAGGAAGCCTTCCTCGAAAGCCACATGAAGGACCGTGCCGAGTCGGTGCACCTGCTGCAATTCCCGGAAACGCCGGAGGGCTGGAAGGATGATGCGCTCGCCGCACGCTGGGCGAAGATATTTACGGTGCGCCGCGTTGTGACCGGTGCGCTGGAAGTGGAACGCCGTGAGAAACGGATCGGTGCTTCGCTGGAAGCAGCGCCGAAGGTCCACATCGCCGACCAGGCCTTGATCGAGGCATTTGACGGGGAAAGCCCGGCCGACATCTTCATCACGTCCGGCGCCGACCTTGTGCATACGTCGAACGGCAATGGCGGCGGATTCACGCTGGACGACACGGCCGGGGTGGTCGTGTATCCGGAAAAGGCAAGTGGCATCAAATGCCGCCGCAGCTGGAAATATTTCGATCCGGCCACCGCCGATCCGGCGTTCCCCGACATCACGCCGCGTGATGCGCTGACCGTGAAGGCCTGGGACAAGGTTCACGGCTGA
- the ribF gene encoding riboflavin biosynthesis protein RibF: MPVFADYRGLPASARGASIALGNFDGLHAGHRAVMSAAREAGEGAFSVATFEPPPHAYFRPMDPPFRIFRPERRNEAILGEGADAVFELPFNGEMASKTDEEFVRQVLVDGLGVSHVSVGFDFRFGRGRMGHAQRLASLGRALGFGVTIVEEVKALSEKASSTAIRQALRAGEPEVAAEILGRPWVADGPVMQGEQNGRKFGYPTANTNLGELIHPKHGVYAVRVRIDRDGDWMPGVANFGRTPTTGLRDPLLEAHIFDFDGDIYGRWIEVQMIAYLRPELHFETVELMTVQMGKDVIEAKKKLVAS, translated from the coding sequence ATGCCTGTCTTTGCCGATTATCGCGGCCTGCCGGCCTCCGCACGCGGCGCGTCGATTGCCCTTGGCAATTTCGACGGCCTGCATGCGGGCCACAGGGCCGTGATGTCGGCGGCGCGGGAAGCGGGCGAGGGCGCCTTTTCAGTTGCCACGTTCGAACCGCCGCCACATGCCTATTTCCGGCCGATGGACCCGCCGTTCCGCATATTCCGCCCGGAACGGCGCAATGAAGCGATCCTGGGCGAGGGCGCCGATGCGGTGTTCGAGCTGCCCTTCAATGGCGAAATGGCTTCGAAGACGGATGAGGAATTTGTCCGCCAGGTTCTGGTGGACGGTTTGGGGGTCAGTCATGTCTCCGTCGGGTTCGATTTCCGATTTGGCCGCGGCCGGATGGGGCATGCCCAACGTCTTGCCAGTCTTGGCCGCGCGCTCGGATTTGGCGTCACGATTGTCGAGGAAGTGAAGGCGCTGTCCGAAAAGGCCTCCTCGACTGCAATCCGGCAGGCGCTTCGGGCGGGCGAACCGGAAGTGGCCGCCGAGATACTGGGCCGGCCCTGGGTGGCAGACGGGCCGGTCATGCAGGGCGAGCAGAACGGCCGAAAGTTCGGCTACCCCACCGCCAACACAAATCTTGGCGAACTGATTCATCCCAAGCATGGCGTCTATGCCGTGCGCGTGCGCATTGACCGGGACGGCGACTGGATGCCCGGCGTGGCCAATTTCGGGCGGACACCGACCACAGGGCTGCGCGATCCGCTTCTGGAGGCGCATATCTTCGATTTTGACGGTGACATTTATGGCCGCTGGATCGAGGTCCAGATGATCGCCTATCTCCGGCCAGAACTGCATTTCGAGACGGTAGAGCTGATGACGGTCCAGATGGGCAAGGATGTGATCGAGGCGAAAAAGAAGCTGGTGGCCAGCTGA
- a CDS encoding MaoC family dehydratase, producing MSVFTGYKFEDLDIGMSHETVHIITENDIQRFAEVSGDFNPLHMSDEFAAQTVFGKRIAHGALTASYISGILGNNLPGPGAIFVGLSMRFKRPVHIGDEVTVRAEVSEKKARGNRVTLKVSCTVDGKRVITGEAEVVAPSREA from the coding sequence ATGAGCGTATTTACCGGTTACAAGTTTGAAGACCTCGACATCGGCATGTCTCACGAGACGGTCCACATCATCACCGAAAACGACATTCAGCGGTTCGCGGAAGTGTCAGGGGATTTCAATCCGTTGCACATGTCGGATGAATTCGCGGCACAAACCGTGTTCGGCAAGCGGATCGCCCATGGTGCGCTGACGGCCAGCTATATTTCCGGCATCCTTGGCAACAATCTGCCGGGCCCCGGCGCGATCTTTGTCGGCCTGTCCATGCGCTTCAAGCGCCCGGTTCATATTGGTGACGAGGTCACGGTGCGCGCGGAAGTCTCGGAGAAGAAGGCGCGCGGCAACCGCGTGACTCTGAAGGTCTCATGCACCGTGGATGGCAAGCGGGTCATTACCGGCGAAGCCGAAGTGGTGGCGCCGAGCCGGGAGGCCTGA
- a CDS encoding TIGR01459 family HAD-type hydrolase produces the protein MTELKFPGGLSEIADRYDAVLCDVWGVIHNGRAAFDAACDALVRFREGGGKVCLITNAPVPKQQVIDYFEPLGVPAAAYDDCVSSGDATREELQRRKDQVFWRMGVNSRWERDPFLYEGLDLSFGEPEEADVLLCVGLRDSLNDHPSDYADEMRPGVDRNIPMICANPDKQVRIGGKLHWCAGALAELYEDMGGRVIYPGKPHAAIYELAIARLGTAAENRGRILCIGDSPTTDMRGARLQGFDGLYVGTGLKEHGQDFQTEVADLLADYGEIATYAMTGLRW, from the coding sequence ATGACTGAATTGAAATTTCCGGGCGGCCTGTCCGAGATTGCGGACCGGTATGATGCCGTCCTGTGTGATGTCTGGGGCGTCATCCACAATGGACGTGCAGCCTTTGACGCAGCGTGTGACGCCCTGGTGCGGTTTCGCGAAGGGGGCGGCAAGGTCTGCCTGATCACCAATGCGCCTGTGCCGAAACAGCAGGTGATCGACTATTTCGAACCCCTTGGCGTGCCTGCCGCGGCCTATGATGATTGCGTGTCTTCCGGCGATGCCACGCGGGAAGAATTGCAGCGTCGCAAGGATCAGGTCTTCTGGCGGATGGGCGTCAATTCACGATGGGAGCGCGACCCGTTCCTGTATGAAGGGCTGGACCTGTCCTTTGGCGAACCGGAGGAGGCCGATGTGCTGCTGTGCGTCGGGCTCAGGGACTCGCTGAATGACCACCCGTCAGATTATGCCGACGAGATGCGTCCCGGCGTGGATCGCAACATCCCGATGATCTGTGCCAATCCTGACAAACAGGTGCGAATTGGCGGCAAGCTCCACTGGTGCGCCGGCGCGCTGGCCGAATTGTACGAAGACATGGGGGGCCGCGTCATCTATCCCGGCAAGCCGCATGCCGCCATTTACGAGCTCGCAATTGCACGGCTGGGGACGGCTGCCGAAAACAGGGGGCGGATTCTCTGCATCGGCGACAGCCCGACCACCGATATGCGCGGGGCACGCCTGCAGGGATTTGACGGCCTGTATGTCGGCACCGGGCTGAAAGAGCATGGACAGGATTTTCAGACAGAGGTGGCGGACCTTCTGGCCGACTATGGCGAGATCGCCACCTATGCCATGACTGGCCTCAGATGGTGA
- a CDS encoding EAL domain-containing protein yields the protein MTFVLFLLYAAIGGGVGYGVFTLTDVGMPMSIAAGAIATGLLGQVHILMKAGRSSRRLDERMDQVERTVRDSSERVEVMEARTDAVEATVKHELTERRDALVTEMKQLESLIDRLSKSFENKLAETSNGAVMAPEEDAILRDVRDALKDGRVDLHLQPIVSLPQRRVSFYEGFTRLRRPDGSLVLPAEFLDAARRAKLMGIIDNFTLFRCVQIVRRLAERDRRVGVFCNISASSLEDTTFFPMFLDFMTENRDLSGAVIFEITADRFETRSRAMRDNMDKLTALGFRFSIDHADSLELDLPRLQSAGIRFVKMNGTLLMEQLRDPTGPRPVSSINRRVDGEEVSAVFSRYGVTVVAEKIEDEASVVEILEYDIPYGQGHVFGAPRPIKSSLMEETAPPQELVQRLSNFG from the coding sequence ATGACTTTCGTTCTGTTTCTCCTCTACGCAGCGATCGGCGGCGGTGTCGGCTATGGCGTGTTCACGCTGACTGATGTCGGCATGCCGATGTCGATTGCCGCTGGCGCGATCGCGACCGGCCTGCTGGGTCAGGTCCACATCCTGATGAAGGCCGGCCGGTCCAGCCGCCGTCTGGATGAGCGCATGGACCAGGTCGAGCGGACCGTCCGGGATTCGTCTGAACGGGTTGAGGTCATGGAAGCCCGCACCGATGCGGTGGAGGCCACCGTCAAGCACGAGCTGACCGAGCGCCGGGATGCGCTGGTGACCGAAATGAAGCAGCTGGAAAGCCTGATCGACCGGCTGTCCAAGAGTTTCGAGAACAAGCTGGCCGAGACCAGCAATGGCGCGGTCATGGCGCCCGAGGAAGACGCAATCCTGCGTGATGTGCGCGATGCGCTGAAGGATGGCCGGGTGGATCTGCACCTGCAGCCGATCGTGTCGCTGCCGCAGCGCCGTGTGTCCTTCTATGAAGGCTTTACGCGCCTTCGCCGTCCGGACGGCTCGCTGGTGCTGCCGGCGGAATTCCTGGATGCTGCGCGCCGCGCCAAGCTGATGGGCATCATCGACAATTTCACACTGTTCCGCTGCGTCCAGATCGTGCGCCGCCTGGCCGAACGGGATCGCCGGGTCGGCGTGTTCTGTAACATCTCAGCATCCTCGCTCGAAGACACGACCTTCTTCCCGATGTTCCTGGACTTCATGACCGAGAATCGCGACCTGTCAGGCGCGGTGATATTCGAGATCACGGCCGACCGGTTCGAGACGCGCTCGCGCGCCATGCGGGACAATATGGACAAGCTGACAGCGCTCGGGTTCCGCTTCTCGATCGACCATGCCGACAGTTTGGAACTGGACCTGCCGCGGCTTCAGTCGGCCGGCATCCGCTTTGTGAAGATGAACGGCACGCTGCTTATGGAACAGCTGCGGGACCCGACCGGCCCGCGCCCGGTGTCTTCAATCAATCGCCGCGTTGATGGCGAGGAGGTCAGCGCCGTCTTCTCCCGCTATGGCGTGACCGTGGTGGCGGAAAAGATCGAGGACGAGGCCAGCGTGGTCGAGATTCTCGAATACGACATTCCCTACGGCCAGGGCCATGTGTTCGGCGCGCCACGTCCGATCAAATCCTCCCTGATGGAAGAAACCGCACCGCCGCAGGAACTGGTCCAGCGGCTATCGAATTTCGGCTAG